AGAAGGGAACGGTTGAACTCTTTGCGAAGGGGAGTGAGCCGACTCAGGCGGCGCAGCGTCGGTTGGATCCAACGGATTTCTATAAGCTTGATCAGATCCCAGAAGGTCAACCGATCGGAGACGACAACTTGCAACCGCCGTGACTATGACTTCGAATCTTGATATTCCTCGTGCCAAGCCATCTGAATCGTCTCCAGAATCTTCTCGTTCGACTTCTTGGGATCGTCCCGAAATTCCGACAGCGCAACGACCCAGGCATGCATGTCGGTAAAGCGTACCGTGAGGGGATCCGCCTCAGGGTGTTCTTCTACCAGCCGGATGGCGATCTCTTCGGCATCTTGCCACTTCAGGTCCATCATCGTCCCCCCACGGTCACGACACCTCAGACACTTTTTTCCCCTGCAGACCTTTCTTAAGAGAATCGTCGAGCATCACGGTGTTCAAATGCTTTGCGGCCTGTTCGAGTTCAACCATGCGCGCACGGATGGCACGGGGATCCGTCCCGTCCTTTGCGGTGGACAACTGCGACAATGCGG
This region of Nitrospira sp. genomic DNA includes:
- the iscX gene encoding Fe-S cluster assembly protein IscX, giving the protein MDLKWQDAEEIAIRLVEEHPEADPLTVRFTDMHAWVVALSEFRDDPKKSNEKILETIQMAWHEEYQDSKS